One Anaerolineae bacterium genomic window, CCAGTGCTGGGGAATGAGGCTCCCGAACGGGCAGGGATATCCTGGAAGGAGGGATGAGCTGTGGCCGACTCTCAACCTATCATCCAGACAGCGGAACCGAACGTGGCGCCGGCCGTCCGGCGTGGATTCCACTTCCCCCTGAATATCTCCGAGCGCAAGCTCCTGCTGATGGCGCTGGACCTGCTGGCGCTGTGCGGTTCCCTGATGCTGGTCACCATGCTGCGGCCCGAATATGCCGCTGATGTCACCGTGTTCCTGCGCCGGCCGTATTGGCTGTTGACTTTGGCGCTCATCTGGCTTCTGCTGGCCAACGGCATGGATCTCTATGACCTGCGGGTGGCAGGACGTTTCACAGCCAGCATTCCCTCGGTGGCGCTGGCCGGCATCATCACCACCGTGGGGTATTTGTTCATCCCGTTCGTCACGCCGGCACCACCCGCGTCCCATCTGTTGATGGGCGCCTTCCCTCTGCTGAGCATTGCTATGCTCCTGGCAGGACGGTTTCTGTACACCCGCTTGCTGGCCCAACCGGTCTTTCAACAGCGCGTGCTGATCGTGGGCGCCGGCTGGGCCGGCCGCACCATCGCCGAGGCTCTGGCCCGCACCTGCCGCGACTCCGTGTGCATCGTCGGTTTCGTGGACGATGACACGGCCAAGCAGGGCAGCGTCATAGAGGTAGGGGAGCAAAGGGTGCGGGTGCTGGGCGGCCGGCGAGAGCTGAAGTCCCTCATCGGCGCGCAGCGGGTGACCACCTTAGTGCTGGCCATCACCCATGAGATTGAAGGCGAGCTTTTCCAGGCGTTGATGGACTGCCTGGAATTCGGCGTGGAAATTGTCCCCATGCCAGTGCTCTACGAACAGCTCACCGGCAAGGTGCCCGTCGAGCACATCGGCGACAACTGGTACGTGGCCATGCCCATTCACCACCCGCAGACAAAACGCCTGAACCGCATGGTCAAACGAGCGACGGATATCATCCTGTCCTCTATCGGGATCCTGCTCCTGCTCCCCTTCCTGCCCATCCTGGCACTGGCCATTTACATTGACTCGCCCGGACCGATCTTTTACACCCAGGAGCGGGTGGGGGAGGGCGGGAAGATTTTCAAGGTCTACAAGTTCCGCTCCATGGTGCCGGATGCGGAGAAAGGGGAAGCGGTCTGGGCGCAGGAGAACGACCCGCGCGTCACCCGGGTGGGCCGGCTCCTGCGAAAGACACATGTGGATGAATTCCCGCAGTTTTTGAACATCCTCAAAGGGGAAATGAGCGCAGTGGGGCCGCGGCCGGAGCGGCCCGAGTTCGTGGCGGAGCTGGCCGAAGAGATACCCTTCTACCGCACACGCCATGCGGTGAAGCCGGGCATGGCCGGCTGGAGCCTGGTCAAGTACGGCTACGCCTCCTCGAAGGAGGACGCCAAAATCAAGATCCAGTACGACCTGTACTATATCAAGCACCAATCCTTCTGGCT contains:
- a CDS encoding sugar transferase — encoded protein: MADSQPIIQTAEPNVAPAVRRGFHFPLNISERKLLLMALDLLALCGSLMLVTMLRPEYAADVTVFLRRPYWLLTLALIWLLLANGMDLYDLRVAGRFTASIPSVALAGIITTVGYLFIPFVTPAPPASHLLMGAFPLLSIAMLLAGRFLYTRLLAQPVFQQRVLIVGAGWAGRTIAEALARTCRDSVCIVGFVDDDTAKQGSVIEVGEQRVRVLGGRRELKSLIGAQRVTTLVLAITHEIEGELFQALMDCLEFGVEIVPMPVLYEQLTGKVPVEHIGDNWYVAMPIHHPQTKRLNRMVKRATDIILSSIGILLLLPFLPILALAIYIDSPGPIFYTQERVGEGGKIFKVYKFRSMVPDAEKGEAVWAQENDPRVTRVGRLLRKTHVDEFPQFLNILKGEMSAVGPRPERPEFVAELAEEIPFYRTRHAVKPGMAGWSLVKYGYASSKEDAKIKIQYDLYYIKHQSFWLDMVILIKTIIDTITLRGRA